A window from Fragaria vesca subsp. vesca linkage group LG5, FraVesHawaii_1.0, whole genome shotgun sequence encodes these proteins:
- the LOC101291729 gene encoding probable inactive receptor kinase At2g26730-like gives MQKLSPGNATRGGQWGWNMSSDPCTSNWTGVVCNNQGLVRKIILEKANFIGVLDASSLCVTKALSVLSLKDNNITGLLSEDVALCKDLTHLYLSGNHFSGDLPESLSQLSNLKRFDISNNNFNGELPDMQKISGLISFLVQDNQLEGQIPEFDFSNLKEFNVSNNLFSGPIPDVKGHFMASSFLGDPNLCGEPLTACPPVPMVPTNPMKKSKKPSFQKVLLFSGYVVLGLIVVLFLVYKLLKREKSCEQKKQKPKNKAVPLEIPSSIPSTTTASSDYKDGRGNQTSEYSLTSVESGMAPPLVVLTSPLLMGLTFEQLLRAPAELLGRGKHGSLYKVLLEGGVNLVVKRMKNCGISRDDFKTRMKKIDQVKCQNVLPAIAFYCSRQEKLLVYEYQPNGNLFNLLHGSPNGQIFDWGSRLNVADSIAEALAFMHRELNEDGIGHGNLKSMNILFNMAMEPCISEYGIMEAENQEQSIVSPNIEIRNDSTSKGHAYGSFSGDVYAFGVILLELLTGKMVQENGFDLPSWVNSVVKEEWTVEVFDRALISEGASEERMVSLLQVALKCINASPTDRPAMSQVSLMIKSIKEEEESSISFDS, from the exons ATGCAGAAACTTTCACCAGGAAATGCAACAAGAGGTGGCCAATGGGGCTGGAACATGAGCTCAGATCCTTGCACAAGCAACTGGACTGGCGTGGTATGTAACAACCAGGGTTTAGTGAGGAAGATCATTCTTGAAAAGGCCAACTTCATCGGAGTCCTTGATGCAAGTTCTCTTTGTGTTACAAAGGCTCTTAGTGTATTGAGTCTCAAAGACAACAACATCACAGGTCTGCTCTCAGAAGACGTTGCACTTTGCAAAGACTTGACTCACTTGTATTTGAGTGGGAATCATTTCTCTGGGGACCTTCCTGAGTCTCTCTCCCAGTTGAGTAACCTGAAAAGGTTTGATATATCCAACAACAACTTCAATGGTGAGCTTCCTGATATGCAAAAGATTTCAGGCTTGATATCTTTTCTTGTTCAAGACAATCAACTCGAGGGTCAAATCCCGGAGTTTGATTTCTCTAATCTTAAGGAGTTCAATGTCTCTAACAACTTGTTCAGTGGTCCAATCCCTGATGTCAAAGGCCATTTCATGGCGAGCAGCTTTTTAGGTGATCCTAATCTGTGTGGAGAACCACTCACTGCCTGCCCACCAGTTCCAATGGTTCCTACAAACCCAATGAAGAAGTCAAAGAAGCCCTCATTCCAAAAGGTTCTTCTCTTTTCAGGCTATGTAGTACTTGGCCTAATTGTGGTGTTGTTTTTGGTGTATAAGCTTCTTAAAAGAGAAAAATCATGTGAACAGAAAAAGCAAAAGCCTAAAAACAAGGCTGTGCCTCTTGAAATTCCTAGCAGCATACCTAGTACTACTACTGCTTCTAGTGACTACAAGGATGGTAGGGGGAATCAGACATCAGAGTATTCCTTGACATCTGTCGAATCTGGAATGGCACCGCCGCTTGTGGTTCTCACCAGTCCTTTGTTGATGGGACTGACTTTTGAGCAGTTGCTTCGAGCTCCAGCTGAACTGCTTGGGAGAGGAAAGCATGGGAGCCTGTACAAAGTGTTGCTTGAAGGAGGGGTTAACTTGGTTGTGAAGAGGATGAAAAATTGTGGGATTTCGAGAGATGATTTCAAGACCAGGATGAAGAAAATTGACCAAGTGAAGTGTCAAAATGTGTTGCCAGCAATTGCTTTTTATTGTTCAAGGCAAGAGAAGCTCTTGGTTTATGAATATCAACCAAATGGAAATCTGTTTAATCTTCTTCATG GATCTCCAAATGGCCAAATCTTTGACTGGGGAAGCAGATTGAATGTTGCAGATAGCATTGCTGAGGCATTAGCCTTCATGCACCGAGAGCTTAATGAAGATGGTATTGGCCATGGTAACCTAAAGTCCATGAACATTTTGTTCAACATGGCCATGGAACCTTGCATCAGTGAATATGGAATAATGGAGGCTGAAAATCAAGAACAGTCAATCGTTTCTCCCAATATTGAAATCCGAAATGACAGTACTAGTAAAGGCCATGCATATGGCTCCTTCAGTGGTGATGTTTATGCTTTTGGGGTGATTCTTCTTGAGCTTCTGACAGGGAAGATGGTCCAGGAAAATGGATTTGATTTGCCTAGCTGGGTGAACTCAGTGGTCAAAGAGGAGTGGACTGTTGAGGTTTTCGACAGGGCTTTGATCTCGGAAGGTGCAAGCGAAGAAAGGATGGTGAGCTTGTTGCAGGTAGCATTGAAGTGCATAAATGCTTCTCCAACTGATAGGCCAGCTATGAGTCAAGTTTCGTTGATGATCAAGTCGATAAAAGAGGAAGAGGAGAGCTCTATATCTTTTGATTCATGA